One genomic window of Mus caroli chromosome 12, CAROLI_EIJ_v1.1, whole genome shotgun sequence includes the following:
- the Ptgr2 gene encoding prostaglandin reductase 2 isoform X2, translated as MIIQRVVLNSRPGKNGDPVAENFRVEEFSLPDALNEGQVQVRTLYLSVDPYMRCKMNEDTGTDYLAPWQLAQVADGGGIGVVEESKHQKLAKGDFVTSFYWPWQTKAILDGNGLEKVDPQLVDGHLSYFLGAIGMPGLTSLIGVQEKGHISAGSNQTMVVSGAAGACGSLAGQIGHLLGCSRVVGICGTQEKCLFLTSELGFDAAVNYKTGNVAEQLREACPGGVDVYFDNVGGDISNAVISQMNENSHIVLCGQISQYNKDVPYPPPLPPAVEAIRKERNITRSRRPWQTAWKTWELHSSP; from the exons ATGATCATACAAAGAGTGGTACTGAATTCCCGACCTG GGAAAAATGGAGATCCAGTTGCAGAGAATTTCAGGGTGGAAGAGTTCAGTTTACCGGACGCTCTCAATGAAGGGCAAGTACAAGTGAGAACTCTTTATCTCTCAGTGGATCCTTACATG CGCTGTAAGATGAACGAGGACACTGGCACTGACTATTTGGCACCGTGGCAGCTGGCGCAGGTGGCTGATGGTGGAGGAATTGGAGTTGTAGAGGAGAGCAAGCACCAGAAGTTGGCTAAAGGCGATTTTGTGACTTCCTTTTACTGGCCCTGGCAAACTAAGGCAATTCTAGACGGGAATGGCCTTGAAAAG GTAGACCCACAACTTGTAGATGGACACCTTTCGTATTTTCTTGGGGCTATAGGTATGCCTGGCTTGACTTCCTTGATTGGGGTACAGGAGAAAGGTCACATATCTGCTGGATCTAATCAGACAATGGTTGTCAGCGGAGCAGCAGGCGCCTGTGGATCTTTGGCTGGGCAG ATTGGCCACCTGCTTGGCTGTTCCAGAGTGGTGGGAATTTGTGGAACGCAGGAAAAATGTCTCTTTTTGACCTCAGAGCTGGGGTTTGATGCTGCAGTTAATTACAAAACAGGGAATGTGGCAGAGCAGCTGCGAGAAGCGTGCCCGGGCGGAGTGGACGTCTACTTTGACAATGTTGGAGGTGACATCAGCAACGCGGTGATAAGTCAG ATGAATGAGAACAGCCACATCGTTCTGTGTGGTCAGATTTCTCAGTACAATAAAGATGTGCCCTACCCTCCTCCACTGCCCCCTGCGGTAGAAGCCATCCGGAAGGAAAGAAACATCACAAG ATCAAGGAGACCGTGGCAAACGGCTTGGAAAACATGGGAG
- the Ptgr2 gene encoding prostaglandin reductase 2 isoform X1, translated as MIIQRVVLNSRPGKNGDPVAENFRVEEFSLPDALNEGQVQVRTLYLSVDPYMRCKMNEDTGTDYLAPWQLAQVADGGGIGVVEESKHQKLAKGDFVTSFYWPWQTKAILDGNGLEKVDPQLVDGHLSYFLGAIGMPGLTSLIGVQEKGHISAGSNQTMVVSGAAGACGSLAGQIGHLLGCSRVVGICGTQEKCLFLTSELGFDAAVNYKTGNVAEQLREACPGGVDVYFDNVGGDISNAVISQMNENSHIVLCGQISQYNKDVPYPPPLPPAVEAIRKERNITRERFTVVNYKDKFEPGILQLSQWFKEGKLKIKETVANGLENMGVAFQSMMTGGNVGKQIVCISEDSSL; from the exons ATGATCATACAAAGAGTGGTACTGAATTCCCGACCTG GGAAAAATGGAGATCCAGTTGCAGAGAATTTCAGGGTGGAAGAGTTCAGTTTACCGGACGCTCTCAATGAAGGGCAAGTACAAGTGAGAACTCTTTATCTCTCAGTGGATCCTTACATG CGCTGTAAGATGAACGAGGACACTGGCACTGACTATTTGGCACCGTGGCAGCTGGCGCAGGTGGCTGATGGTGGAGGAATTGGAGTTGTAGAGGAGAGCAAGCACCAGAAGTTGGCTAAAGGCGATTTTGTGACTTCCTTTTACTGGCCCTGGCAAACTAAGGCAATTCTAGACGGGAATGGCCTTGAAAAG GTAGACCCACAACTTGTAGATGGACACCTTTCGTATTTTCTTGGGGCTATAGGTATGCCTGGCTTGACTTCCTTGATTGGGGTACAGGAGAAAGGTCACATATCTGCTGGATCTAATCAGACAATGGTTGTCAGCGGAGCAGCAGGCGCCTGTGGATCTTTGGCTGGGCAG ATTGGCCACCTGCTTGGCTGTTCCAGAGTGGTGGGAATTTGTGGAACGCAGGAAAAATGTCTCTTTTTGACCTCAGAGCTGGGGTTTGATGCTGCAGTTAATTACAAAACAGGGAATGTGGCAGAGCAGCTGCGAGAAGCGTGCCCGGGCGGAGTGGACGTCTACTTTGACAATGTTGGAGGTGACATCAGCAACGCGGTGATAAGTCAG ATGAATGAGAACAGCCACATCGTTCTGTGTGGTCAGATTTCTCAGTACAATAAAGATGTGCCCTACCCTCCTCCACTGCCCCCTGCGGTAGAAGCCATCCGGAAGGAAAGAAACATCACAAG AGAGAGATTTACGGTAGTAAATTATAAAGATAAATTTGAGCCTGGAATTCTACAGCTGAGTCAGTGGTTTAAAGAAGGAAAGCTAAAG ATCAAGGAGACCGTGGCAAACGGCTTGGAAAACATGGGAG